One window of Candidatus Tectomicrobia bacterium genomic DNA carries:
- a CDS encoding 3-hydroxyacyl-CoA dehydrogenase family protein has product MGHGVAQMFAQAGLSVVLFNRTRASSSRAMENIRKGLDLFVAADFLPPAAAEAALKRVEPTTDFSAAVLASDFIVEAVADELPLKQKLFKEMDALAPPHIILASETSGLHITDIARDTVHPERCITAHNYTPPPLMPVVEVVPGEKTSAETVQLTCALLRRIGKDTVICKEVSGHIGSRFTNALRREAFHLIEQGLATPEAIDTVMRSVGRLFPVMGILLLTDFSGVDMARNSQRNILPRLSHDSKPSALIEKMTEAGKLGIKSGEGFYQWNPERIQEIVEARGRELIRWMRAAPLPPLPPRAGFQTSSTTRNER; this is encoded by the coding sequence GTGGGTCACGGCGTGGCCCAGATGTTCGCCCAGGCTGGCCTCTCCGTCGTCCTATTCAATCGCACCCGGGCAAGCTCCAGCCGGGCGATGGAAAATATCCGGAAGGGATTGGATCTGTTCGTGGCGGCGGATTTCTTGCCTCCCGCCGCAGCCGAGGCCGCCCTCAAGCGCGTCGAGCCGACGACCGATTTCTCCGCCGCTGTCCTCGCATCCGATTTCATCGTCGAAGCCGTCGCGGATGAACTGCCTCTCAAGCAGAAACTATTCAAAGAAATGGACGCCCTGGCGCCCCCTCACATCATCCTAGCCAGCGAGACATCGGGGCTCCACATCACGGATATCGCGCGAGATACCGTTCATCCGGAACGCTGCATCACGGCGCACAACTACACTCCCCCTCCCCTGATGCCGGTGGTCGAAGTGGTGCCGGGAGAGAAGACCTCGGCCGAGACGGTTCAGCTCACCTGCGCTCTTCTTCGGCGAATCGGGAAAGATACGGTCATCTGCAAGGAGGTTTCCGGTCATATCGGATCGAGATTCACCAATGCCCTCCGCCGGGAAGCCTTCCATCTCATCGAACAAGGACTCGCCACGCCGGAAGCAATCGATACCGTGATGCGGTCGGTGGGGCGCCTGTTCCCCGTCATGGGAATATTGCTGCTCACGGATTTTTCAGGGGTCGACATGGCCCGGAACAGCCAGCGGAACATCCTTCCGCGCCTGAGCCACGATTCCAAGCCGTCCGCGCTGATAGAGAAGATGACGGAAGCGGGAAAGCTGGGGATCAAGTCGGGAGAGGGATTCTACCAGTGGAATCCCGAGCGCATTCAGGAAATCGTGGAGGCCAGGGGACGGGAGCTTATCCGGTGGATGCGGGCGGCCCCTCTCCCCCCTCTGCCGCCACGCGCCGGTTTCCAAACGTCATCGACCACACGAAACGAGAGGTAA
- a CDS encoding alpha/beta hydrolase: protein MSGRRERKGSIQRGDHFIEACTPGLRLHLLEKSPKPSGTRTGRPALLMVHGQSLPSPVCFDFPVPGYSWMDHIAARGYDAFALTLRGYGLSSRPLEMAHDPASAPPAVRAETALRDVEAAVRFIREKRDGKSLSLLGWAQGTMLAAAFAAAHPAQVDKIVLFSPLYLNDPSAASLFEDPERPGQLKPEFRGAWRWVNEEGQQRNWSRLFPRGKSRLWREARAARAYWDEQLKYDRTGMRRRPPGVRIPNGLMADHFDRTRGRSIYDPAKVKCPVLLIRGEHDLVSEDKEAQRLFRALTRTSGKRYAIIGDATHFVQFEKRRNELFSEVHGFLEA, encoded by the coding sequence ATGAGCGGCCGGCGCGAGCGGAAGGGGAGCATCCAACGGGGGGATCATTTCATCGAGGCTTGCACGCCGGGCCTCCGCCTTCACCTGCTCGAGAAGAGCCCGAAGCCCAGTGGTACCCGGACTGGCCGTCCCGCCCTGCTCATGGTCCATGGCCAGAGCCTGCCCTCGCCGGTGTGCTTCGACTTCCCCGTCCCCGGCTATTCGTGGATGGACCACATCGCCGCCCGGGGCTACGACGCGTTCGCCCTCACGCTCCGGGGCTACGGCTTGTCCAGCCGGCCCCTCGAGATGGCGCACGATCCCGCGTCCGCGCCTCCCGCCGTCCGGGCGGAGACGGCTTTGCGCGATGTCGAGGCGGCCGTCCGCTTCATCCGGGAGAAGCGAGACGGGAAATCCCTCAGCCTCCTGGGCTGGGCCCAGGGCACCATGCTGGCGGCCGCCTTCGCCGCGGCCCATCCCGCGCAAGTGGATAAGATCGTCCTCTTCTCGCCTCTCTACCTCAACGACCCCTCGGCCGCATCCTTGTTCGAGGATCCGGAGCGGCCCGGCCAGCTCAAACCGGAGTTCCGCGGGGCATGGCGCTGGGTGAACGAGGAAGGCCAGCAGCGGAACTGGAGCCGGCTGTTCCCGCGCGGAAAGAGCCGACTCTGGCGGGAAGCGCGCGCCGCGCGGGCCTATTGGGATGAACAATTGAAATACGACCGCACGGGGATGCGGCGCCGGCCCCCCGGCGTCCGAATCCCGAACGGCCTCATGGCGGACCACTTCGACCGCACGCGCGGGCGGTCGATCTATGATCCCGCCAAGGTGAAATGCCCGGTTCTCCTGATCCGGGGAGAGCACGACCTCGTCTCCGAGGACAAGGAGGCCCAGAGGCTTTTCCGGGCCCTCACCCGGACGTCCGGGAAGCGGTACGCAATCATCGGGGACGCGACGCACTTCGTTCAGTTCGAGAAGCGGAGGAATGAACTCTTCTCCGAAGTGCATGGTTTTCTGGAAGCCTGA
- a CDS encoding NADPH:quinone reductase, with amino-acid sequence MKAMRVHEFGLEHPMRLDEVEDPRPQENEILVRSLAAGAHPVDVVIRAAKHPFHKNFTLPYIPGPEAAGDVIAVGAGVKNFRVGQRVCGRCTGGSYAEKVRMSISWATELPESYSYAEGAGIVVQFATAWNALVIQAQAGPGETVLIHGGAGGVGMAALQLAKTMGCRVIATAGTRKKCGLCVDLGADRAINYREENFAEGALKLTEGRGVDVVVDCAADANLMNDVDAIRPGGRIVVLGTAKALDEKAAFGVQRALVKDARILCMSMPNLTPHLPGLMRRLSSLVSEIHFKIPIYREMKLAEANAAHEILWSGEHHGKIVLAP; translated from the coding sequence ATGAAGGCGATGCGCGTCCACGAATTTGGCCTTGAGCATCCGATGCGGCTGGACGAAGTGGAGGATCCTCGACCTCAGGAAAACGAGATTCTCGTGCGAAGCCTCGCCGCCGGGGCGCATCCGGTCGATGTCGTCATCCGCGCCGCGAAGCATCCCTTCCACAAAAATTTCACGCTCCCCTATATCCCCGGCCCCGAAGCGGCCGGGGACGTCATCGCGGTAGGCGCCGGCGTGAAGAACTTCCGCGTGGGCCAGCGGGTCTGCGGCCGCTGCACCGGCGGCTCATACGCCGAGAAAGTCCGCATGAGCATTTCGTGGGCGACGGAGCTGCCGGAGAGCTACAGTTACGCCGAGGGCGCGGGCATTGTGGTCCAGTTCGCCACGGCCTGGAACGCCCTTGTCATCCAGGCCCAAGCGGGCCCCGGCGAGACGGTGCTCATCCACGGGGGCGCGGGCGGAGTCGGTATGGCGGCGCTCCAGCTCGCCAAGACCATGGGTTGCCGGGTGATCGCCACGGCCGGAACCCGGAAGAAATGCGGCCTGTGCGTGGACCTGGGGGCGGATCGGGCCATCAATTACCGCGAGGAGAATTTCGCGGAAGGCGCCCTCAAGCTGACGGAAGGGCGGGGAGTCGACGTCGTCGTCGATTGTGCCGCCGACGCGAATCTGATGAACGACGTGGACGCGATCCGCCCGGGCGGGCGGATCGTCGTGCTCGGCACGGCCAAGGCACTGGACGAAAAGGCCGCCTTCGGGGTCCAGCGGGCGCTGGTCAAGGACGCCCGGATTCTCTGCATGTCGATGCCGAATCTGACGCCCCACCTGCCCGGCCTGATGCGGCGCCTTTCCTCTCTTGTTTCGGAAATTCATTTCAAGATCCCCATCTACCGGGAGATGAAACTCGCGGAGGCCAACGCGGCGCATGAAATCCTCTGGAGCGGCGAGCATCATGGAAAAATTGTTCTTGCCCCTTAG
- a CDS encoding aminotransferase class IV — MPLICYVNGEFIEAKEAKVSAFDHGFLYGDGIFESLTASGGRIFRLREHLDRLERSARALRLALPETKERIAQIVKEAIRRSEAADVYIRVIVSRGEGYPLLDPRTAPVPTLAVLLHEPSPPAATASTYKAKGGGLRLKTAGVRKTPPECLEPRVKSLNYLNHVLARIEAIEAGCDEAVLLDLRGFVAEAAGENIFIVKEGVLKTPRAHQALDGITRRTVLGIASRAGIPAQETDLTLYDLYTADEAFLTSSFSRVHAVAEVDGRPIPAPGPVTAQLRREILELERTEGEPIA; from the coding sequence ATGCCCCTCATCTGCTACGTGAACGGGGAGTTCATCGAGGCCAAGGAAGCGAAGGTCTCGGCCTTCGACCACGGCTTCCTCTACGGCGACGGCATCTTCGAGAGCCTGACCGCCAGCGGAGGCCGCATCTTCAGGCTCAGGGAGCACCTGGACCGCCTCGAGCGCTCGGCCCGGGCGCTCCGGCTCGCGCTCCCCGAGACGAAGGAGCGCATCGCCCAGATCGTGAAGGAGGCGATCCGGCGCTCGGAGGCGGCGGACGTCTACATCCGCGTCATCGTCTCCCGGGGGGAGGGGTATCCCCTGCTCGACCCCCGCACTGCGCCCGTGCCCACCCTGGCCGTCCTCCTCCACGAGCCGAGCCCTCCCGCCGCCACGGCGTCCACCTATAAGGCCAAGGGCGGGGGCCTGCGGCTCAAGACGGCGGGGGTGCGCAAGACGCCGCCCGAATGTCTCGAGCCCCGCGTGAAGTCCCTGAACTACCTCAACCACGTCCTCGCCCGCATCGAGGCCATCGAGGCGGGGTGCGACGAGGCCGTGCTGCTGGATCTCAGGGGCTTCGTGGCGGAGGCGGCGGGGGAGAATATCTTCATCGTGAAGGAGGGGGTGCTGAAAACCCCGCGGGCCCATCAGGCATTGGATGGCATCACGCGGCGGACGGTGCTCGGAATCGCCTCCCGGGCGGGCATCCCCGCCCAGGAGACGGACCTCACGCTCTACGACCTCTACACGGCGGACGAAGCCTTCCTCACCTCTTCGTTCAGCCGGGTCCATGCGGTGGCCGAGGTGGACGGGCGTCCCATCCCCGCGCCGGGGCCCGTCACCGCGCAACTGCGGCGGGAGATTCTCGAACTGGAGCGGACCGAGGGAGAACCGATAGCCTGA
- a CDS encoding SDR family oxidoreductase, which produces MKLKDKVAIVTGGSQGIGEAICRRFAKEGAKVAVVNARNPKRGQAVAKSIAEDGGRARAYRCDVSKKAHVRDLVQKVTKDLGPVDIVVGNAGVMINKPMEDYSEKDWDLTLSVNLKGNFLLAQAVVPRMKKHRSGKIIFISSIAGTHAFPNALPYCASKGGVHMLTRALAAEIAKFGINVNSISPGNTATPLNRHLQDDPEFVKLMASYTPTGRAYISTAEMAGAAVFLASDDASAVHGHDLVVDDGWCAM; this is translated from the coding sequence ATGAAGCTCAAGGACAAGGTGGCCATCGTGACCGGAGGCTCGCAGGGCATCGGGGAGGCCATCTGCCGTCGCTTCGCCAAGGAGGGGGCCAAGGTGGCCGTGGTGAACGCCCGCAATCCCAAGCGCGGCCAGGCGGTGGCCAAGTCCATCGCGGAGGATGGAGGCCGGGCGCGCGCCTACCGCTGCGACGTCTCCAAGAAGGCCCACGTCCGGGACCTCGTCCAGAAGGTGACCAAGGACCTGGGCCCGGTGGATATTGTGGTGGGTAACGCGGGCGTCATGATCAACAAGCCGATGGAGGATTACTCGGAGAAGGATTGGGACCTCACCCTCTCCGTGAACCTGAAGGGCAACTTCCTGCTCGCTCAGGCGGTGGTGCCTCGCATGAAGAAGCACAGGTCCGGGAAGATCATCTTCATCTCCTCCATCGCGGGCACCCACGCTTTCCCGAACGCACTGCCCTACTGCGCCAGCAAGGGAGGCGTCCATATGCTCACCCGGGCCCTCGCGGCCGAGATCGCGAAGTTCGGCATCAACGTGAACTCTATTTCCCCCGGGAACACGGCCACCCCCCTCAACCGGCACCTCCAGGACGACCCGGAGTTCGTGAAGCTCATGGCCAGCTACACCCCGACGGGGCGCGCCTATATCTCAACCGCCGAGATGGCGGGAGCCGCCGTCTTCCTGGCCTCCGACGACGCCAGCGCCGTTCATGGCCACGACCTCGTCGTGGACGACGGCTGGTGCGCCATGTAG
- a CDS encoding hydantoinase B/oxoprolinase family protein: MARAAGRSRGTGPGSPRKAPPRGKKQARLDPVTLAVLSKRFEAVTTKMANTLLRTGRSGVLNLARDFSTSVVTRDCELLTGAESLPIHHLSGADLMARSMMELHPNLKRGDAFLHNSPYHGCSHPADHTILVPVIDERGAHHFTVWVKAHQADCGNGQPTTYMGHARDVYEEGALIFPPTKVQEDYRDIEDIVRLCRMRIRVPNQWHGDYLAMIGAARIGEREVLAMGREYGWEMLHAFTQEWFDYSEKIMISAIRKLPTGYSEAVSIHDAVPGTPPEGVPIKVKVRVDSEKAMIEVDLRDNPDAMPCGLNLSEACARTGAMIGIFNSIDDIVPTNSGSFRRIRVHIREGSIAGGGRHPTSMSVATTNLADRVTNPVQRAFSQIQDGIGLAECGAIFPASMGVVSGFDPRNNNEPFVNHLFLMVTGGAGAGKTDAWLTILHAGNSGMCFVDSVELDELHFPILIKTRRLLIDTEGAGRTVGAPSGFAEYGPVGGGKLEVAYVSDGAIHPAQGTRGGLDGVPSRNYRRKRSGELVELPACADIILEPGETVASYCTGGGGYGPPWERPAEKVRYDVEERWVSRGRAAEVYGVILDGTGQVDREATAARRRAMAAS, encoded by the coding sequence ATGGCCAGAGCCGCAGGGAGAAGCCGGGGGACTGGGCCGGGCTCCCCGAGAAAGGCGCCGCCCCGGGGAAAAAAGCAGGCCCGGCTCGACCCCGTCACCCTGGCCGTCCTGAGCAAGCGCTTCGAGGCCGTCACCACCAAGATGGCCAACACCCTCCTGCGCACGGGCCGCTCCGGGGTGCTGAACCTGGCGCGGGACTTTTCGACCAGCGTCGTCACCCGGGATTGCGAGCTTTTGACCGGGGCCGAGTCGCTCCCCATCCACCACTTGAGCGGGGCGGACCTCATGGCCCGCTCGATGATGGAGCTCCACCCGAACCTCAAGCGGGGAGACGCCTTCCTGCATAACTCTCCCTATCACGGCTGCTCCCATCCGGCGGACCACACCATCTTGGTCCCCGTCATCGACGAACGCGGCGCCCATCACTTCACGGTGTGGGTGAAGGCCCACCAGGCCGACTGCGGCAACGGCCAGCCGACCACCTACATGGGCCACGCGCGGGACGTTTACGAGGAAGGCGCCCTCATCTTTCCTCCCACCAAGGTGCAGGAGGACTACCGCGACATCGAAGACATCGTCCGCCTTTGCCGGATGCGCATCCGCGTCCCCAATCAGTGGCACGGCGACTACCTCGCCATGATCGGCGCGGCGCGCATCGGGGAGCGCGAGGTGCTGGCGATGGGCCGGGAGTACGGCTGGGAGATGCTGCACGCCTTCACCCAGGAGTGGTTTGACTACAGCGAGAAGATCATGATTTCCGCGATCCGGAAGCTCCCCACAGGCTACTCCGAAGCGGTGAGCATCCACGACGCGGTGCCGGGCACCCCGCCCGAGGGCGTCCCGATCAAGGTGAAGGTGCGCGTGGACAGCGAGAAGGCCATGATCGAGGTGGACCTGCGCGACAACCCGGACGCCATGCCCTGCGGCCTGAATCTCTCCGAGGCCTGCGCCCGGACCGGGGCCATGATCGGCATCTTCAACAGCATCGACGACATCGTGCCCACGAACTCGGGGAGCTTCCGGCGCATCCGGGTCCACATCCGGGAAGGCTCGATCGCCGGGGGCGGGAGGCACCCCACCAGCATGTCCGTGGCCACGACGAACCTGGCCGACCGGGTGACGAATCCCGTCCAGCGCGCTTTCTCCCAGATCCAGGACGGGATCGGCCTGGCCGAGTGCGGGGCCATTTTCCCCGCCTCGATGGGGGTCGTGTCGGGCTTCGATCCCCGCAACAACAACGAGCCCTTCGTGAACCACCTCTTCCTGATGGTCACGGGGGGCGCGGGGGCGGGCAAGACCGACGCCTGGCTGACCATCCTCCACGCCGGCAACTCGGGGATGTGCTTCGTGGACAGCGTGGAGCTGGACGAGCTCCACTTTCCCATCCTGATCAAGACGCGCCGCCTCCTGATCGACACCGAGGGCGCGGGCCGCACGGTTGGGGCGCCTTCGGGCTTCGCCGAGTACGGCCCCGTGGGGGGCGGGAAGCTCGAGGTGGCGTACGTCTCGGACGGCGCCATCCACCCGGCCCAGGGGACGCGGGGGGGGCTGGACGGCGTCCCCTCCCGGAACTACCGCCGGAAAAGGAGCGGAGAACTGGTGGAGCTGCCTGCCTGCGCCGACATCATCCTGGAGCCGGGCGAGACGGTGGCCTCCTACTGCACGGGCGGCGGAGGGTACGGCCCGCCCTGGGAGCGTCCGGCCGAGAAGGTCCGCTATGACGTGGAGGAACGCTGGGTCTCGCGCGGACGGGCGGCGGAGGTGTATGGGGTGATCCTGGACGGGACCGGCCAGGTGGATCGAGAGGCTACCGCGGCCAGGCGCCGCGCCATGGCCGCGTCTTGA
- a CDS encoding hydantoinase/oxoprolinase family protein — translation MRFAVDTGGTFTDLVLEDDAGALHMFKAPTTPHQPAEGILAAVAAAAESFSTTVEELLDAGELFIHGTTHATNAIVTGSTAKTAFLTTKGHPDILVLREGGRLEPFNFLVPFPKPYIPRALTFEVPERIGADGTVHEPLDEKEVVSIISRLREIEVEAVAVCLLWSTVNPAHEVRIGELLGERLPEVPHTLSHALNPMLREYRRASSACIDASLKPLMSRYIGGLEERLREKGFRGRLLMLTSKGGVMDAGELAKAPIHSVGSGPSMAPIAGRHFARLDARAETAIVADTGGTTYDVSLVRRGVIPMTPETWLGQRYRGHILGFPSVDVKSIGAGGGSIAWVDEGGLLHVGPQSAGAVPGPACYGKGGELPTVTDASLVLGHIDPFFFLGGTMQLDAGLAARAIEAHVARPLRLSLEKAADAILRLATENMVGAIEQITIHQGIDPREAVLIGGGGAAGLNSVAIARRLGCRQVIIPHLGAALSAAGALMSDLQADYRSLFYTVTGKFDFEGVNAALRSLEEKCRAFIKGPGRGAVDHAIDFYAEARYRHQIWEIDVPLEKGRFKSPKDIQRAREAFDGIHEEIFAFRDPGSEVEFVGWRAAARCRLRKGQLGRLAREGLYEKELAPSRMAYFDGRRQKTRVALFGSLKVDAPVRGPAVIESPFTTVVIEPGASAHRNRAGNLVIRP, via the coding sequence ATGCGGTTTGCCGTGGACACCGGCGGCACCTTCACCGACCTGGTGCTCGAAGACGACGCGGGCGCCCTCCACATGTTCAAGGCCCCGACGACCCCCCACCAGCCGGCAGAGGGCATCCTGGCCGCCGTGGCCGCTGCCGCCGAGTCCTTCTCCACGACCGTCGAGGAGCTTCTCGACGCCGGCGAGCTGTTCATCCACGGCACCACCCACGCCACGAACGCCATCGTCACCGGAAGCACCGCAAAGACGGCCTTCCTCACCACGAAGGGACACCCCGATATCCTGGTGCTCCGGGAGGGGGGCAGGCTCGAGCCTTTCAACTTCCTCGTTCCATTCCCGAAGCCCTACATCCCCCGCGCCCTCACCTTCGAGGTGCCCGAGCGCATCGGGGCGGATGGAACGGTGCACGAGCCTCTGGACGAGAAGGAGGTGGTTTCCATCATCTCCCGGCTGCGGGAGATCGAGGTGGAAGCGGTGGCGGTGTGCCTGCTCTGGTCCACCGTCAATCCGGCGCACGAGGTCCGGATAGGGGAACTCCTGGGCGAGCGTCTTCCGGAAGTCCCCCACACCCTCTCCCATGCGCTCAACCCCATGCTCCGGGAGTACCGGCGGGCTTCCTCCGCCTGCATCGACGCCTCCCTGAAGCCTCTCATGTCCCGCTACATCGGCGGCCTCGAGGAGAGGCTCCGGGAAAAGGGCTTCCGCGGCCGCCTCCTCATGCTGACCTCCAAGGGCGGCGTGATGGACGCCGGCGAGCTGGCCAAGGCGCCCATCCACTCCGTGGGTTCGGGCCCCTCGATGGCCCCCATCGCCGGGCGCCATTTCGCGCGGCTCGACGCCCGGGCCGAGACGGCCATCGTGGCGGATACCGGCGGCACCACCTACGACGTGAGCCTGGTGAGGCGGGGGGTGATCCCCATGACGCCCGAGACCTGGCTGGGCCAGCGCTACCGGGGCCACATCCTGGGCTTCCCCTCGGTGGACGTGAAGAGCATTGGGGCGGGAGGAGGGAGCATCGCTTGGGTGGACGAGGGCGGGCTCCTCCATGTCGGCCCCCAGAGCGCCGGGGCGGTGCCGGGGCCGGCCTGCTACGGGAAGGGGGGAGAGCTGCCCACGGTGACGGACGCCTCGCTCGTCCTGGGCCACATCGATCCCTTCTTCTTCCTGGGCGGGACGATGCAGCTCGATGCGGGGCTCGCGGCCAGGGCCATCGAGGCGCACGTGGCCCGGCCGCTCAGGCTCTCGCTGGAGAAGGCGGCGGACGCCATCCTGCGGCTCGCCACCGAGAACATGGTCGGGGCCATCGAGCAGATCACCATCCACCAGGGGATCGATCCCCGGGAGGCGGTCCTGATAGGAGGGGGCGGCGCCGCCGGGCTCAATTCCGTGGCCATCGCCCGGCGCCTGGGCTGCAGGCAGGTGATCATCCCTCACCTCGGGGCCGCGCTATCGGCCGCGGGCGCCCTCATGTCCGACCTGCAGGCGGATTACCGCTCCTTGTTCTATACGGTCACCGGCAAGTTCGACTTCGAGGGCGTGAACGCGGCGCTGCGCTCCCTGGAGGAAAAGTGCCGGGCGTTCATCAAGGGCCCCGGCCGGGGCGCGGTGGATCACGCGATCGATTTCTACGCCGAGGCCCGCTACCGGCACCAGATCTGGGAGATTGATGTCCCGCTGGAGAAAGGGCGGTTCAAGTCGCCGAAGGACATCCAGCGGGCGCGCGAGGCCTTCGACGGCATCCATGAGGAGATCTTCGCCTTCCGGGACCCCGGGTCCGAGGTGGAGTTCGTGGGCTGGCGCGCGGCAGCCCGGTGCCGGCTCCGCAAGGGCCAGCTCGGCCGCCTCGCCCGCGAGGGGCTCTACGAGAAGGAGCTCGCCCCCTCGCGGATGGCCTACTTCGACGGCCGCCGCCAGAAGACCCGCGTGGCGCTCTTCGGGAGCCTGAAGGTGGACGCCCCGGTGCGGGGGCCCGCCGTCATCGAGTCCCCCTTCACCACAGTGGTCATCGAACCGGGGGCGTCGGCCCACCGGAATCGGGCGGGGAACTTGGTGATCCGCCCCTAG
- a CDS encoding 3-isopropylmalate dehydratase small subunit, with amino-acid sequence MANVLTGRAWVLGEHIDTDVIIPAKYLITFDPHRLAPYCFEGLDPSLASKIQPGDIIVAGHNFGCGSSREHAPIAIKALGVSCVIARSFGQIFYRNAFNRGLPLLESDYPAGSIRTGSRLRVDLDGGRVENEATGEVFEAMPIPAFMQELLASGGLIPYVLQQMARN; translated from the coding sequence GTGGCGAATGTTCTGACGGGGCGCGCCTGGGTGCTCGGAGAGCATATCGACACGGATGTGATCATCCCCGCCAAATATCTGATTACCTTCGACCCCCACCGCTTGGCTCCCTATTGCTTCGAGGGCCTGGACCCATCCCTCGCCTCGAAGATTCAGCCGGGCGACATCATCGTGGCGGGTCACAACTTCGGCTGCGGCAGCTCCCGCGAGCATGCCCCCATCGCCATCAAGGCCCTGGGCGTGAGTTGCGTGATTGCGCGCTCTTTCGGCCAGATATTCTACCGCAATGCCTTCAACCGGGGCCTTCCTCTCCTGGAGTCTGACTATCCTGCCGGGTCGATACGCACGGGCAGCCGCCTAAGGGTAGACCTGGACGGCGGCCGGGTCGAAAACGAAGCCACGGGGGAAGTCTTCGAGGCCATGCCCATCCCCGCATTCATGCAGGAGCTGCTGGCGTCCGGGGGGCTCATCCCCTATGTTCTTCAGCAGATGGCGAGAAATTGA
- a CDS encoding 3-isopropylmalate dehydratase large subunit — protein sequence MGMTLTEKILAGRADRDRVRPMETLSVRVDQTYADDLGGPITFQILEEHGVRRIFDPDRFFVSAMVNAPSKSIEVANTIGKMREFCERMGVERFYEGGNAGIHNCLAVEEGLVLPGELLAGGNSHACTGGGVGAFATGMGSTDIAAILITGRTWLRVPETIRYIYKGELPRWVTGKDLILFTIGKFGVDGAQGKAMEFAGEAIARLPMEERFALPNMAVEAGAANGIIEPDEKTLEYVRPRARRPFTPVYGDPDADYAALHELDVSGLEPVVAMPHLPSNTKFLSEVGGVAVDQVYIGSCTNGWMTDMRAAAEILKGRKVAKRVRLIVIPSTTQIYRQCLREGIAEIILDAGGIFSPPTCGPCIGAHMGVLADGMRSVSTSNRNFVGRQGSAKAEIYLVNPSVAAATAVLGRLGSPDEL from the coding sequence ATGGGCATGACCCTCACGGAGAAGATCCTGGCCGGCCGCGCGGACCGCGACCGGGTACGCCCCATGGAGACGCTTTCCGTCCGCGTCGACCAGACTTACGCGGACGATCTGGGAGGGCCCATCACCTTTCAGATCCTGGAGGAGCACGGCGTCCGGAGGATATTCGACCCGGACCGCTTCTTCGTCTCGGCGATGGTGAACGCGCCGAGCAAGAGCATCGAGGTGGCCAACACCATCGGCAAGATGCGCGAGTTCTGCGAGCGCATGGGGGTCGAGCGCTTCTACGAGGGGGGAAACGCCGGCATCCACAATTGCCTGGCCGTGGAAGAGGGTCTGGTGCTTCCCGGCGAGCTTCTCGCCGGGGGCAACTCCCACGCCTGCACGGGGGGCGGCGTCGGCGCTTTCGCCACCGGCATGGGCAGCACGGACATTGCGGCCATTCTCATCACGGGCCGCACGTGGCTCCGCGTGCCCGAAACCATCCGCTACATTTACAAGGGCGAACTTCCCCGGTGGGTGACCGGCAAGGACCTCATCCTCTTTACGATCGGGAAATTCGGCGTGGACGGCGCCCAGGGGAAAGCCATGGAATTCGCTGGAGAAGCGATCGCCCGGCTTCCCATGGAGGAGCGGTTCGCCCTTCCGAACATGGCGGTCGAGGCGGGAGCGGCGAACGGCATCATCGAGCCGGACGAGAAGACATTGGAATACGTCCGGCCCCGCGCCCGGCGCCCATTCACTCCCGTTTACGGGGACCCGGATGCCGACTACGCCGCCCTCCATGAGCTGGACGTCTCCGGCCTTGAGCCTGTGGTCGCCATGCCGCACCTTCCCAGCAACACGAAGTTCCTGTCGGAAGTGGGCGGGGTCGCCGTGGATCAGGTCTACATCGGCTCCTGCACGAACGGCTGGATGACGGACATGCGGGCCGCGGCGGAGATCCTGAAGGGCCGGAAGGTCGCCAAGCGGGTGCGGCTGATCGTCATTCCCAGCACCACCCAGATTTACCGCCAGTGCCTGCGGGAAGGGATTGCCGAAATCATCCTGGACGCGGGAGGAATCTTCAGCCCCCCCACTTGCGGCCCCTGCATCGGAGCGCATATGGGGGTACTGGCCGACGGGATGCGTTCGGTTTCCACCTCAAACCGGAACTTTGTCGGCCGCCAGGGTTCGGCGAAGGCCGAGATCTATCTCGTGAATCCTTCCGTCGCCGCCGCGACCGCGGTGCTGGGTCGGCTCGGCTCGCCGGACGAGCTGTGA